A genomic region of Prionailurus bengalensis isolate Pbe53 chromosome D1, Fcat_Pben_1.1_paternal_pri, whole genome shotgun sequence contains the following coding sequences:
- the MS4A12 gene encoding LOW QUALITY PROTEIN: membrane-spanning 4-domains subfamily A member 12 (The sequence of the model RefSeq protein was modified relative to this genomic sequence to represent the inferred CDS: deleted 2 bases in 1 codon) — MSSQPTNQPQTYETTLSPYPPSNTMAPGSPPPLGFTHPTKQAQSAQPPFFGSPGIITKSQQGQGNIQMVNPATGAATTNFREEAKILGAIQILIGLMHIGFRIILGLMDAIYGLVFAFLSFAFISGYAIRIRGSLGMNTVSAIFVSTGVTLLLLDAGMNGILSQDCWAILAGKRISALLIMFSVLEFCTNCTPVLVIPNVYATSTLAPESSSAPPRDDGHLAYAI, encoded by the exons ATGTCATCCCAGCCAACAAACCAACCTCAAACATATGAAACCACACTCAGTCCTTACCCACCAAGCAACACCATGGCTCCTGGGTCTCCACCACCTCTGGGTTTCACACACCCCACAAAACAAGCTCAGAGTGCCCAGCCTCCCTTCTTTGGGTCTCCAGGAATCATCACCAAGAGTCAGCAGGGCCAAGGAAACATACAAATGGTAAACCCAGCTACAGGAGCAGCAACCACAAACTTTAGAGAAGAAGCAAAGATACTAGGG GCAATCCAGATCCTGATTGGATTGATG CACATtggtttcagaattattttaggTTTAATGGACGCCATTTATGGACtagtttttgcatttctttcctttgcttttattagCGGATATGCGATCCGG ATTAGAGGCAGCCTAGGCATGAACACGGTCAGTGCGATCTTTGTCTCCACTGGAGTGACTCTGCTGCTGCTGGATGCGGGTATGAATGGGATCCTCAGCCAAGACTGCTGGGCAATC cttgctGGGAAACGAATCTCAGCTCTGCTGATCATGTTCTCGGTCTTGGAGTTCTGCACAAATTGTACT ccTGTCCTGGTTATTCCAAATGTGTATGCAACCAGTACCTTGGCACCAGAGTCTTCCTCAGCTCCTCCCAGAGACGATGGCCACCTTGCTTAtgccatttaa